The DNA window CGCGGGGAGATGAGGGATGGAACAATTCGATCGGATGGCGGCCGCGCCGCCAGAGGGAGGATTTTGTGAACCGTCACACTGTTTCGGGCAGCCGTCTCCTGCTCGTCCTGTTCCTGTTTTTTGTGATACTGGCGCCATCCGCCGCCTCCGGCGTTTCAGGTTATACGAAGAAAAAGATGACGCGCGAGATTGAGTCGGCGAGAAGTCTGCTGGGCCAAGGTGAAATCGATCGGGCCCGGGCCGCCCTCCAGCGGGTCCTGCGGATGGATCCGAATCATGTTGGCGCCCATCACCTTCTCGCGCAGATGGCTTTTGACCGAGATCAATGGGCTATTGCGGATCATCACATCAATTGGCTTCTGCGCAGGAATCCGCGGGATGAGACGGCCCTGTTTCTTAGCGCGCTGTTAAACAACAGAACGGGCGAGCGGCTCAAAGCCCACACACAGCTGCGAATTCTGGTCAAGATCGGCGCCCGGAATCCGGCCGTCTACCGGGAATTAGCGGGATATTTGATGGAAGATGGACATCCGGAGGAAGCGGCGCTGGTGCTGGTGCTGGGAACGGAGCAGTCGGCGTCGGGCGGTGTTCTTATACAAGAGTGCGGCGAGGTCTGGAAGAAGCTCCGACACCCGGAAGTGGCCCTGTCTCTGTGGCAATGCACCCGAGCGGAAAGCGCTCCAAATATTCCGTCTCTATTCCAACAAGCCTATCTTTATCACCGCCTCATGGATTATCCGGAGGCGAGGGCTCTGTATGAATCCGTACTGCTCTTGTCCCCCGAACATGACCAGGCGCTGTATAACCTCTCGCTGATTCACAGATCCGAAGGTGACCAAGAGGCCGCGGCGCGGACTTTGGAAAGGTTGATTGAGGTCAGTCCCGGCTTTGAACTTGCCTATGCTGAGCTCGCGAGGGTCTATCTTACCCTCGATCGGCCGCAGGAGGCTCTCGATCTATTGAAACGGTATCTCAACATCGGCAACGATCCTGATCTTCAAGTCCTGGCGAAGGAGGCGATCGCGAGATTATCGGGAGAGGATCAAGATGGAGACGGCGGCCCGGCTGAGAGCTCGAATGACGGCCAGAATAAGGAATCGGATGGAAGCCGGTAGGCTGAGTCCCTTTTATATTAGGAAGACCGGCGCTCCTCGAGTATCGGTCCCAACACCTCCAGAGCCATCTCGTAGTATCCCAGCGGAGGCATAATATAGACGCCCCGGATGCGGGGATTCCCTCGGCATTCCAGCAGGGCTGCTTTGGCGATTGTGATTCCCTCGGCCCGGGCCTTTTTCCCGGAACCGACCCGGCGCATCCTTTCGCGGACCGCCTCAGGGATATTCATTCCAGGAACTTCATTGTGAAAGAACTCGGCGTTACGGAAACTCGTCAGCGGCAGAATGCCGGCGATGACCGGGATGGGAATATCTTCCGTCCGGATGAGAAACTCCTGCAGATTTTCAAGATCAAAAACCGGCTGCGTGAAGACGCATTCAGCGCCGGCCTGGACTTTTTCACGGAACCGGCGGATCTCCTCGTCAAGATTGATCGCGCCCGGATTCACACCAACAGCGGCCAAAAAAGAGGTTGTCTTCTCAAGCGTCCGTCCCACCAGATTTAATCCGCAGTTCATTCGATGAACCATCGCCGTCAGTCCTATTGAATCGACATCAAAAACTGCGGTGGCATTGGGATAGTCGCCCAGTTTCGGTGGGTCACCGGTGACGATCAGCAGGTTGCGAATCCCGAGAATATGAGCCCCCAAAAGATCCGATTGCATACCCAGGAGGTTCCGATCCCTGCAGGAGTAATGAAGAAAAACCTCGAGATCAATTCTATTTTGTACAAGTATTGCCATCGCCAGCGGGCTTATGCGGGCCGTGGCGCGGGGCCCATCGGGTATATTAATAACATCCACGCCCGCTTCCTTGAGAAGGCGCGCCCCGTCGAGAAACTTCTCAATGGTGAGGGTTCTGGGCGGATTCATCTCGACACTGGCACAAAACCGTCCTACCGCCAGGTCTCTGGCGAATTTGGAACGCTGAGGGAGGGGGACGGGCTGCATGGGCTCCGTGTCGTCTTCCTCGATGACACCGGTGTAAGACACAGAGCCTGAATGAGGACTCATGGACTTGAGCATGCCGGACATGGCGCGGATGTGTTCCGGTGTCGTTCCGCAACAACCGCCAATAAAACGAACGCCCGCTGATTGTACAAGACGGCGGGCATACTCGGCCATATACTCGGGAGAGCTGACGTAAATCCAGCGTCCTTCAACCAGTTCCGGGTTTCCGGCATTCGGCTGGGCGGCGAGGTAAATACCCTGCGACTTAGACGCCATCTGCTGCAGTGTTTCCAACATCAGCTTTGGACCGAAGCTGCAATTCACGCCGACGACGTCGGCGCCCGCTTCAGAGAGAGGGGCGGGGATCTCCTCGGGCCGGTCTCCCTCGATCGTCATCCCGTTTTCTAAAAATGACATTTGTGCGACAATGGGGATATCCGTCAGATGGCGGGCGACGCGGATGGCGAGTTTCAGTTCCTCGAGATGTGAAAAGGTTTCAAGGATGAGAAGATCGACACCGCCATAGACAAGCGCCTTTATCTGCTCGATGAAGATATCTTCGCTTTCGTCGCTGGAGATGGTCCGGGAGATTTTCAGGGGCTTTCCGATGGGGCCGACACTTCCGCCCACCCACACGGGGCTTTCAGACGCCAAAACGCATTCACGGGCCAGCTCGGCGCCGGCCCGGTTGATCTCCACCACCCGGTCTTCCAGGGCATGGGGGAGGAGCTTGACCCGGTTGGCGCCATAGGTGTTGGTTTCGATGATATCAACGCCGGCACGGATATAATCGCGATGGATCGATCCGACCAGATCGGGATGCGAGAGATTCAACTCGTCAAAACAGCGGCTGATATGGATGCCTCTGGAATAGAGCATGGTCCCCATCGCTCCATCGCAAAGGACCGGTCCACGGTCAAGTCTCTCGAGAAATTGGTGTCGGATGGCCATTTTCGCCTCTGGGTTTCTCCGGATCGCTTCCCGGACACGCTATCTTATAAATTCGACCCATTGAAGGTCAAAACAATCATTCATGAATGGGGAGGTATGATTCCAACACTATGATACAAAATAAATTGAAGGTGAATTGCGCGCAAAGGCGCATTGACGCATCTCTCCATCGTAGGTATAATTAATGTGGATATCGTTGCCGTGTGGATCTTCTAAGATAATAAAAAGATGGGAGACTGGGCATGATGTGTAGATTCTCGGCGGTCCTGATACTGACGGCGTTTTTACTGAGTCCGGTGCAGGTTTTAGGCATCCAGGAGTCGCTCCCCTCGGAGTTTGAGATTCCGATTCCCCGGGTGATCGATCAGCGGGCGTACGATCCCGCATTCGATCAGGCATTGAGTCTGCTCGATCCCGGTTGGCAATCCTTCATCAACGGCGAGGGAAAAGGCTGGATTGTCACAATGTGGGCTGAAGAGACCGGACTTCCCGCCTTTGCGATGGGCCCGGGGCTTCCCTGTCTCTCAAACGCCCTTTCCGATGGCCGGCAGGTTGAAGAGGCGGCCCGCCGGTTTATAGAGGGCCACTCCTCCCTCTTCGGCGTTGGTTCGGATCAGCTCGAACTGGAATCCTTTCTCGATCATGGCGGCAAGCAGCACCTGATCTTCCGGCAGACCTATCAGGGAATCCCGATCGTGCCTTCTCAGTTGCACATGAGTTTCCAAGCGGGTCTTCTCGTCGCCTTTGGTTCGGAGGTCTATCCTGATCTGGATCTTTATCCCGGAGCGGGGATTGATCTTCCGGCGGCGGTTGCAGCGGGGACGTCCGGACTTCCCTGGAAGGACGGAACCGATGCCCTAAGAAGCAACCGGTTGGTCGTTCTGGCGATTCCGATGGAAGATGCCACGGCCTTCTTTCTCTCGTATGAACTGATCCTCGAGACAAAGGATCCGGAAGGCTTCTGGCGGACCTATGTCGATGCCTCCGACGGGGAGCTCTTGGGACGGATCAATGAGATCGCCTACGGCACCTTCTCTGGAGATGTAAAAAGTGATGTCCTCTTTCATCCTGCTGGTGAATACATAGAAATGGATATGCCGGACCTGCGCGTCAGTATTACGGGCGGTGATGTCGTCTATACTGATTCAGACGGTGACTATTCGGGATCGGGACCCGATCTTCCGGCCAATGTGAAGGCTGAGATGTGGGGCCGGTATGCCCGCGTCTATGATGATGAGGACCAGGCCTATGATGAGATCTCGGCAACCTGCGATCCCGGAGTGCCGCATCATTTTAAATTTGATGATACCAACACCAATGCCGCCGAGCGGTCTTGCTTCTACCATACTAATATCGTTCATTCGTGGATCAAGAATGTCGACCCTGCATTCACCAGTTTGGACGGGGCGACCCTCTGCCGCGTGAATATCGCCACTAGCAGCTGCAATGCCTTCTGGAATGGAAACGCTATCAATTTCTATCGCGAGGGTGGCGGTTGCGTCAATATGGCGACGATGCCGGAGGTGATTTATCACGAGTATGGCCATGCCATTACACAATACACTTACGCGCCCTCTCCAGCCCCGACCAGTTCCGGAATGGGCGAGGCCTTCTCCGATTATATCGGGATGACGATTACCGATGAGCCTATCATGGGTGAGGGATATCTCGGCGGGAGCGGATGGATGCGGACCGGGGAAAATCTCCGCCAGTATCCCGGGACGGAATGCGGCGGGGAGGTTCATTGCCTGGGCGAAATCACGATGGGGGCCCTGTGGAAAACGCGCGTCGCCATGATCGATAAATTCGGGCATGATGACGGCATTACAACCATGGATGACCTGTTCCGCAGGACGCATCAGACCAAGAAAACCAATATTCCCGCATTTTTGAGCCAGCTCATTGTAGAGGATGACGACAACGGAAATCCCGCCGATGGATCGCCGGACTATTACGAGATCTGTGATGCGTTTGCCATCCATAACGTGATCTGCCCCTCCTTGACGATCTATGTCGATGTGGAGCACGAAGGGCTCGGAGATACGGGGAATACCCTGACTCCCTATGAGGTGGTCGCCGATATCGAGTCGATTTCAGCGGGGGCATTCGCCGCCGATTCGATCCGGATCTTCTACTCATTAGATGGTGTTAGTTTCTCTTCCGTTCCGATGACTGAAACCGGGACCCCGCATGAGTACAGGGGCGAGATCCCCGCGCAACCGGCGGGAACCGTTGTAGATTATTATATCCGCGCCGTTACGGAGAATAACGTTGCAGGGACAAATCCTTTCCGCGCTCCGGAGAAGGGTGTGAATCAATTCCTTGTCGGCTATTTCGCCGAGAGGCTGAACGGCGGCCTCGAAAGTCATGCCGGATGGATCGAGAGCGCCGTGGATGATGATGCCACCGATGGTTTCTGGGAGTGGGGGGATCCTGAGGTCAAACTGCACCCGACCACCGCCGATACGATCCAACCCGCCTATGATCATTCACCCGACGGGGTGAACTGCTATGTTACGAGAAACATGGGCGGTTTTTGGACCAATGGGAATGTCAACAGCGGCCAGGTGACCTTAACCACACCGGCTCTCGATTTGACGACCGCCGAGGGGGGCGGGTTTGTAGAATTCTGGTTCTTCATGGCTGATTATAATGTTGCCGACGATACGCTCTTTGTTGATATAAGCGGCGATGGCCTCTCTTGGCACCCCTTGGCCCGGATCAATAATCCCGAGGCCTTGACATACAACACCTGGACTCGATTCAAAGCCTACTTCCGCGATACCGATATCGATTTTACGTCGAATGTACAGGTCCGGTTTATTGCAAAGGACGATCCCAATAATTCAATCCTGGAAGCAGCGATAGACGATCTGGTTGTCACTGTGAACGATCTCACCGGCGCTGATGTGGGTAATCAACCGGCCGCACCCGCCGTCTTCCGTGTGGAGCCGGCACGGCCCAATCCCTTCGGACCGCGAACGGTTTTTCAGTATCAGATTCCTGAGACAAGCCCCGTTAAGATTGAGATCTTTAATGTGC is part of the Candidatus Eisenbacteria bacterium genome and encodes:
- a CDS encoding T9SS type A sorting domain-containing protein, producing MMCRFSAVLILTAFLLSPVQVLGIQESLPSEFEIPIPRVIDQRAYDPAFDQALSLLDPGWQSFINGEGKGWIVTMWAEETGLPAFAMGPGLPCLSNALSDGRQVEEAARRFIEGHSSLFGVGSDQLELESFLDHGGKQHLIFRQTYQGIPIVPSQLHMSFQAGLLVAFGSEVYPDLDLYPGAGIDLPAAVAAGTSGLPWKDGTDALRSNRLVVLAIPMEDATAFFLSYELILETKDPEGFWRTYVDASDGELLGRINEIAYGTFSGDVKSDVLFHPAGEYIEMDMPDLRVSITGGDVVYTDSDGDYSGSGPDLPANVKAEMWGRYARVYDDEDQAYDEISATCDPGVPHHFKFDDTNTNAAERSCFYHTNIVHSWIKNVDPAFTSLDGATLCRVNIATSSCNAFWNGNAINFYREGGGCVNMATMPEVIYHEYGHAITQYTYAPSPAPTSSGMGEAFSDYIGMTITDEPIMGEGYLGGSGWMRTGENLRQYPGTECGGEVHCLGEITMGALWKTRVAMIDKFGHDDGITTMDDLFRRTHQTKKTNIPAFLSQLIVEDDDNGNPADGSPDYYEICDAFAIHNVICPSLTIYVDVEHEGLGDTGNTLTPYEVVADIESISAGAFAADSIRIFYSLDGVSFSSVPMTETGTPHEYRGEIPAQPAGTVVDYYIRAVTENNVAGTNPFRAPEKGVNQFLVGYFAERLNGGLESHAGWIESAVDDDATDGFWEWGDPEVKLHPTTADTIQPAYDHSPDGVNCYVTRNMGGFWTNGNVNSGQVTLTTPALDLTTAEGGGFVEFWFFMADYNVADDTLFVDISGDGLSWHPLARINNPEALTYNTWTRFKAYFRDTDIDFTSNVQVRFIAKDDPNNSILEAAIDDLVVTVNDLTGADVGNQPAAPAVFRVEPARPNPFGPRTVFQYQIPETSPVKIEIFNVQGERVRVLADKTQPPGVYEMVFDGRSRTGRPLPSGLYFARVRAGAQVKTFTMAILR
- a CDS encoding bifunctional homocysteine S-methyltransferase/methylenetetrahydrofolate reductase, giving the protein MAIRHQFLERLDRGPVLCDGAMGTMLYSRGIHISRCFDELNLSHPDLVGSIHRDYIRAGVDIIETNTYGANRVKLLPHALEDRVVEINRAGAELARECVLASESPVWVGGSVGPIGKPLKISRTISSDESEDIFIEQIKALVYGGVDLLILETFSHLEELKLAIRVARHLTDIPIVAQMSFLENGMTIEGDRPEEIPAPLSEAGADVVGVNCSFGPKLMLETLQQMASKSQGIYLAAQPNAGNPELVEGRWIYVSSPEYMAEYARRLVQSAGVRFIGGCCGTTPEHIRAMSGMLKSMSPHSGSVSYTGVIEEDDTEPMQPVPLPQRSKFARDLAVGRFCASVEMNPPRTLTIEKFLDGARLLKEAGVDVINIPDGPRATARISPLAMAILVQNRIDLEVFLHYSCRDRNLLGMQSDLLGAHILGIRNLLIVTGDPPKLGDYPNATAVFDVDSIGLTAMVHRMNCGLNLVGRTLEKTTSFLAAVGVNPGAINLDEEIRRFREKVQAGAECVFTQPVFDLENLQEFLIRTEDIPIPVIAGILPLTSFRNAEFFHNEVPGMNIPEAVRERMRRVGSGKKARAEGITIAKAALLECRGNPRIRGVYIMPPLGYYEMALEVLGPILEERRSS
- a CDS encoding tetratricopeptide repeat protein, giving the protein MNRHTVSGSRLLLVLFLFFVILAPSAASGVSGYTKKKMTREIESARSLLGQGEIDRARAALQRVLRMDPNHVGAHHLLAQMAFDRDQWAIADHHINWLLRRNPRDETALFLSALLNNRTGERLKAHTQLRILVKIGARNPAVYRELAGYLMEDGHPEEAALVLVLGTEQSASGGVLIQECGEVWKKLRHPEVALSLWQCTRAESAPNIPSLFQQAYLYHRLMDYPEARALYESVLLLSPEHDQALYNLSLIHRSEGDQEAAARTLERLIEVSPGFELAYAELARVYLTLDRPQEALDLLKRYLNIGNDPDLQVLAKEAIARLSGEDQDGDGGPAESSNDGQNKESDGSR